One Ignavibacterium album JCM 16511 genomic region harbors:
- the purE gene encoding 5-(carboxyamino)imidazole ribonucleotide mutase, translating to MKKSKPLVGIIMGSDSDLPVMSEAAKILDEFNIPYELKIVSAHRTPDLMFTYAKTAVKRGLKVIIAGAGGSAHLPGMTASNTILPVIGVPIKSKSLDGLDSLLSIVQMPAGVPVATVAINGAKNAGILAAQILGIQDSSILNAISRYKLKMKNESIKKNSKLGG from the coding sequence ATGAAAAAGTCCAAACCTTTAGTGGGAATTATTATGGGGAGTGATTCAGATTTACCTGTAATGAGTGAAGCTGCAAAAATTCTTGATGAATTTAATATCCCTTATGAATTGAAAATCGTTTCTGCTCACAGAACTCCTGATTTAATGTTTACCTATGCTAAGACCGCTGTGAAAAGGGGACTGAAAGTTATAATTGCTGGTGCTGGTGGCTCAGCACATTTACCTGGTATGACCGCATCGAATACAATTCTTCCGGTGATAGGTGTTCCGATAAAGTCAAAATCACTTGATGGTTTGGATTCATTATTATCAATAGTTCAGATGCCGGCAGGAGTCCCAGTAGCAACAGTTGCTATTAACGGTGCAAAGAATGCTGGTATCTTAGCAGCGCAAATATTAGGTATTCAGGATAGTTCAATCTTAAATGCAATTTCCAGATACAAATTAAAAATGAAGAATGAATCGATAAAGAAAAACTCCAAACTGGGTGGTTGA
- a CDS encoding T9SS-dependent choice-of-anchor J family protein, which produces MKRLLIFFLMFLFARTLLIAQNDHLTQEQKLYLDQFGNPTVAENIPLRTNGIIKWSEGFEDVTFPPSGWNVYNVDGGTQLWIRNLTTPIFGSASASIRWESSTLTNDDWLVTPQFLVDAGDTLKFWAKMQSTSYTDSCQIFYSTTGGTPPTGYNYITTIVPATTPALFEVDLSALAGQNVFIAFRYNALDQWRLYLDSVYVENSIIPVELTSFVANVSGNSVKLIWKTATETNNQGFEVQRSNGGEFKAITFINGKGTTTETQTYSYVDNGLQAGKYSYRLKQIDLDGQSEFSSVVEVEILSPKEFNLAQNYPNPFNPSTEISFSLTTDSKVTLKIFNILGQEVATLINGNYPAGNHKIKFDGSSLNSGVYMYRLDATGIDGKAFSSVKKMILNK; this is translated from the coding sequence ATGAAAAGACTTCTAATATTTTTCTTAATGTTCCTTTTCGCACGTACTCTTTTAATTGCCCAGAATGATCATTTAACTCAGGAACAAAAACTTTATCTTGACCAATTCGGAAATCCTACAGTAGCTGAAAATATTCCATTGAGAACAAATGGAATAATAAAATGGTCAGAGGGATTTGAAGATGTTACATTCCCGCCTTCCGGATGGAATGTTTACAATGTAGATGGTGGTACACAACTATGGATACGTAATTTAACAACACCAATTTTCGGAAGTGCCTCAGCGTCAATAAGATGGGAAAGTTCAACACTTACTAATGATGACTGGTTGGTAACTCCACAATTTCTTGTTGATGCAGGAGATACTCTCAAATTCTGGGCTAAAATGCAAAGCACTTCATATACTGATTCCTGTCAAATATTTTACTCAACAACAGGAGGAACTCCTCCTACAGGTTACAATTACATTACAACCATTGTTCCTGCAACGACACCCGCACTCTTTGAGGTTGATTTAAGTGCTTTAGCCGGTCAAAATGTTTTCATTGCTTTCAGATATAATGCTCTTGATCAATGGAGATTATATCTTGATAGTGTTTATGTTGAGAATTCAATTATACCAGTTGAGTTGACCTCATTTGTCGCAAATGTTTCAGGCAATAGTGTAAAATTAATTTGGAAAACCGCAACTGAAACTAATAATCAGGGCTTTGAAGTTCAGAGAAGTAATGGCGGAGAATTCAAAGCTATTACCTTTATTAATGGAAAAGGAACAACCACTGAAACTCAAACTTATTCCTATGTCGATAATGGGCTTCAGGCAGGTAAATATTCTTACCGTTTAAAGCAGATTGATTTAGATGGACAGTCAGAATTTAGTTCAGTTGTTGAAGTTGAAATCCTCAGTCCTAAAGAATTCAATTTAGCACAGAACTATCCGAATCCATTTAATCCTTCTACAGAGATAAGCTTTAGTCTAACAACAGATAGTAAAGTCACACTGAAAATATTTAATATACTCGGACAAGAGGTTGCTACTCTTATCAATGGAAATTATCCTGCAGGAAATCATAAAATTAAGTTTGACGGAAGTAGTCTAAATAGTGGTGTTTATATGTATAGATTAGATGCAACAGGAATTGATGGTAAAGCATTTTCTTCTGTCAAGAAGATGATACTGAATAAGTAA
- a CDS encoding T9SS type A sorting domain-containing protein, translated as MTKTIRSLLMGLAFIVSLSLSVFAQSSEHSFGLAPYVQNLKGETSYGEGAKLPESLYGYGTDALSSPANAFVQFPFPAGSPLTTLSNGPDWLSGADFGPGGQIYGCGYGTGAAPFTLYSVNPSTGAFSVISNSVNVTGTVTGMGYHEASNTMYLASTTGSASYLYTINVNNGTTSLIGTVTNSSLLIAIAVNCQGQIYGVDLSDVLLSIDPNTGAGTVIGNIGFDANYAQDADFDATTGVMYLAAYNNTASQGQFRSVDLNTGNTTLVAAWPGSEITGMALDGTCGPPCPVGQPSNPNPPSGSINVPINPGNATWTNGAGTTAVEVWFGPFGNLVQVYNGSPITSIAIPGPLNYNTNYGWKVVCKNDTCSVSGPTWTFRTELNPGTLFSEPFNDLSNWTPVGPLGLTNWSTQNSNNATGQSAPELRFSWTPSFNGASYLKSVAITGPTNQLLTLTLKHYLDWYANPSGSMGIAVTYDDGATYTPLWQLTDPTGNVGPEQISANFTATSSPFKLALFYNGNSFNIDYWYVDDIELTYVIPVELTSFVATSNGNNVELNWATATETNNQGFEIQRSNGGEFVKVDFVAGNGTTTQPQSYRFVDKNVPAGKYTYRLKQVDYNGQFEYSPSVEVDVIGVTEYSLHQNYPNPFNPSTAISFDLATESKVTLRIFDILGQEVVTVFSGNLSAGNHKIDFNANGLNSGVYFYQIDATGIDGKTFSATKKMILNK; from the coding sequence ATGACCAAAACTATTCGTTCTCTTTTGATGGGATTAGCTTTTATAGTAAGCTTATCTTTATCAGTCTTTGCTCAAAGTTCTGAACACTCCTTCGGTCTTGCACCGTATGTGCAGAATCTGAAAGGCGAAACCTCTTATGGTGAGGGAGCTAAATTGCCTGAATCATTATATGGTTATGGAACTGATGCTCTATCTTCACCAGCTAACGCTTTTGTTCAATTTCCATTTCCTGCAGGAAGTCCTTTAACCACCTTATCTAATGGACCGGATTGGTTATCTGGCGCTGACTTTGGACCAGGCGGACAAATTTATGGTTGCGGCTACGGAACCGGTGCAGCTCCATTCACACTTTACTCTGTAAATCCATCGACCGGTGCGTTTAGTGTTATAAGTAATAGTGTCAATGTAACCGGGACCGTTACAGGTATGGGTTATCACGAAGCAAGCAATACAATGTATCTTGCCTCAACGACAGGTTCAGCCTCTTATCTATATACAATTAATGTGAATAACGGAACAACTTCATTAATTGGAACAGTCACAAACTCATCTTTATTAATTGCAATAGCAGTTAATTGTCAGGGTCAGATTTACGGTGTAGATTTATCTGATGTCCTTCTTAGCATTGATCCAAATACCGGTGCAGGAACAGTTATTGGTAATATTGGTTTTGATGCTAACTATGCTCAGGATGCAGATTTCGATGCAACAACCGGAGTTATGTATCTTGCTGCTTACAATAACACTGCAAGTCAGGGACAATTCAGATCAGTTGATTTGAATACAGGAAATACAACATTAGTTGCCGCATGGCCAGGTTCTGAAATTACAGGAATGGCTTTAGACGGAACCTGCGGGCCACCATGTCCGGTTGGTCAACCATCAAATCCGAACCCACCAAGTGGTTCTATAAATGTTCCGATTAATCCGGGAAATGCTACCTGGACAAATGGTGCCGGTACCACAGCAGTTGAAGTTTGGTTTGGTCCTTTTGGAAATCTTGTTCAGGTCTATAATGGTTCACCGATTACTTCTATCGCTATCCCAGGTCCATTAAATTACAACACTAATTATGGTTGGAAAGTTGTTTGTAAGAATGATACCTGCAGTGTTTCAGGTCCAACCTGGACATTCAGAACGGAACTTAATCCCGGAACATTATTCAGTGAGCCTTTTAATGACCTTTCAAACTGGACACCTGTTGGTCCTCTTGGATTAACTAACTGGTCAACACAAAATTCGAATAACGCCACAGGTCAGTCTGCTCCTGAACTAAGATTTAGCTGGACACCTTCATTTAATGGTGCATCATATCTTAAGTCTGTTGCAATCACTGGTCCAACAAATCAATTATTAACTCTGACTCTTAAACACTATCTGGATTGGTATGCAAATCCAAGTGGTTCGATGGGTATTGCTGTAACCTATGATGATGGTGCAACATATACACCTCTATGGCAATTAACTGACCCAACAGGAAATGTTGGACCTGAACAAATATCAGCTAATTTCACTGCTACTTCTTCTCCATTTAAGTTAGCATTATTCTATAATGGTAACTCGTTTAATATTGATTACTGGTATGTTGATGATATTGAGCTTACTTATGTTATTCCTGTTGAACTAACCTCTTTTGTTGCAACTTCGAATGGAAATAATGTTGAACTTAACTGGGCAACAGCAACGGAAACAAACAATCAGGGATTTGAAATTCAGAGAAGTAATGGCGGTGAATTTGTAAAAGTAGATTTCGTCGCCGGAAATGGAACTACAACACAGCCACAATCATACAGATTTGTTGATAAGAATGTTCCTGCAGGAAAATATACTTACAGATTAAAACAAGTTGATTACAATGGTCAATTTGAATATTCACCTTCAGTGGAAGTTGATGTAATTGGAGTTACCGAATATTCATTACATCAGAATTATCCGAATCCATTTAACCCATCCACTGCAATCAGTTTTGATTTGGCAACCGAATCAAAAGTTACACTCAGAATATTTGATATTCTTGGACAAGAAGTAGTAACAGTATTCTCCGGTAATCTTAGTGCAGGAAATCATAAAATTGATTTCAATGCAAATGGATTAAACAGCGGAGTTTACTTCTATCAGATTGATGCAACCGGTATTGATGGAAAGACATTCTCAGCGACAAAGAAGATGATACTGAATAAGTAA
- a CDS encoding transposase, translated as MKNEKRKFTAEFKVQVLREHLENQVSVAKICEQYNINPNLFYLWKKELFAGALERFSNKKNSNTDQVKLSKLEEKLKDKDSLISEIVEDNLRLKKKLNGGY; from the coding sequence ATGAAAAACGAAAAAAGAAAATTCACAGCAGAATTTAAAGTGCAGGTTTTAAGAGAACACCTTGAAAACCAGGTTTCGGTTGCTAAAATATGTGAGCAGTATAATATCAACCCTAATCTGTTCTATCTCTGGAAGAAAGAGCTATTTGCCGGAGCCCTGGAAAGATTTTCAAATAAGAAAAACAGTAATACTGATCAGGTAAAACTTAGTAAATTGGAAGAAAAACTAAAGGACAAAGATTCTTTGATAAGTGAAATAGTAGAGGATAACTTAAGATTAAAAAAAAAGCTGAATGGGGGGTATTAA
- a CDS encoding glycosyltransferase produces MDSQKKKIIIIGPAYPYRGGNSLYISFVFETLSKEFEVKIFNYKLLYPSFLFPGKTQFDISGEVKKIPSERIVNSLHPFNWIRVASRINYEKPDLIIFDWWHPYFALCHFFISLFINKKLKKRSLFITENYISHEGHFIDRWLTRIGLHHANYFIALSKKVEDELKQNFKHKKIYRSELPIYEHLTGNAEDITSLKQKFSIAPNEKVLLFFGYIRKYKGLDILLEALNLLSSESDKIKLIIAGEFYDDKDFYIELIHKYELQNIVIMQNEYIPNEQVKDYFIVSDVVVLPYRSATQSGILNLAYGFRKPVIVTKVGGLSEFVNNESTGLIVEQPKAELIADAIKKFFEIENKIDFRKNIAEFVKSNRFNNLNEIINKVLEDSNAS; encoded by the coding sequence TTGGATTCTCAAAAAAAGAAAATAATTATTATTGGTCCTGCTTATCCTTATCGCGGAGGTAATTCATTATATATTTCCTTCGTGTTTGAAACTCTCTCCAAGGAATTTGAGGTAAAAATATTCAATTACAAACTTTTATATCCTTCTTTCCTGTTTCCCGGAAAGACTCAGTTTGACATTAGTGGTGAAGTAAAAAAAATTCCTTCCGAAAGAATTGTTAATTCATTACATCCTTTTAACTGGATTCGTGTTGCGTCAAGAATAAACTATGAAAAACCGGATTTAATAATCTTCGATTGGTGGCATCCTTATTTTGCGTTATGTCATTTCTTCATAAGTTTATTCATAAATAAAAAACTTAAGAAAAGAAGTCTCTTTATAACTGAAAATTATATTTCTCACGAAGGTCATTTTATTGATAGATGGCTTACAAGAATTGGGCTTCATCACGCAAATTATTTCATTGCGCTTTCTAAAAAAGTTGAGGATGAATTAAAACAAAATTTCAAGCACAAAAAGATTTATCGTTCTGAACTTCCTATCTACGAACATTTAACCGGCAATGCAGAAGACATTACTTCGTTAAAACAAAAATTTTCTATCGCACCAAATGAGAAAGTTTTATTGTTCTTTGGATATATCAGAAAATATAAAGGACTCGATATTTTATTAGAAGCATTAAATCTTTTAAGTTCTGAATCTGACAAAATTAAGTTGATTATAGCCGGTGAATTTTATGATGATAAAGATTTCTATATTGAGCTGATTCATAAATATGAATTGCAAAACATTGTGATAATGCAAAATGAGTATATACCTAATGAACAAGTGAAAGACTACTTTATAGTTTCCGATGTAGTTGTGCTTCCCTACCGAAGTGCAACACAAAGTGGAATTTTAAATCTTGCTTACGGTTTCAGAAAACCTGTTATTGTTACTAAAGTTGGCGGACTTTCAGAATTTGTGAACAATGAGTCCACCGGTTTAATAGTTGAACAACCAAAAGCAGAATTAATTGCTGATGCAATTAAAAAATTTTTTGAAATTGAAAACAAAATTGATTTCAGAAAAAATATTGCTGAATTTGTTAAGTCAAATAGGTTCAACAACTTAAATGAAATCATCAATAAAGTTTTAGAGGATTCAAATGCTTCTTAA
- a CDS encoding glycosyltransferase family 9 protein: MLLKPDCAHFQGDRPCFANKQFGKTCNDCEYYKKIGENILIIKFDAIGDVLRTTSILPAVKRNYPESRITWLTKSNATDIFIGNKFVDEVLAVENNFTLPKLLSQNFDLILHPDSNPVSSAYAKIISAKEKRGFTLDDKGKVQVCNEEAIEWFEMGAFDQLKKINQKTYQQIIHSLLKLNYSKDEIILSLTGEEKQFAERFYDENSLYRFKFIVGLNTGGSRRWKYKKWRIDGFKEVINELSNYPEIGILLFGGEIETELVSELKSFSDRVIDTGTKNSLREFFALMDLVDILVTGDTLALHVATALKKNVICLFGPTSSAEIEDYGRIIKITPDMDCLVCYKQDCDFVPNCMDKITSDMILEKINSLIKF, translated from the coding sequence ATGCTTCTTAAACCTGATTGTGCGCACTTCCAAGGCGACCGACCTTGTTTTGCAAATAAACAATTCGGTAAGACCTGCAATGATTGTGAATATTATAAAAAAATTGGTGAAAATATTTTAATAATTAAATTTGATGCAATCGGAGATGTACTGAGAACAACTTCTATTTTGCCTGCTGTTAAAAGAAATTACCCGGAAAGTCGGATTACCTGGCTCACTAAATCAAATGCAACAGATATTTTTATCGGGAACAAATTTGTTGATGAAGTTTTAGCTGTTGAAAATAATTTTACCCTTCCAAAACTTTTATCACAAAACTTTGATTTGATTTTACATCCTGATTCTAATCCTGTTAGTTCTGCTTATGCTAAAATTATTTCTGCGAAAGAAAAAAGAGGATTTACTTTAGATGATAAAGGTAAAGTTCAGGTATGTAATGAAGAAGCGATTGAATGGTTTGAAATGGGTGCTTTTGATCAACTTAAAAAAATTAACCAGAAAACTTATCAACAAATTATTCATTCACTTCTAAAATTAAATTATAGTAAAGACGAAATCATCCTATCTCTTACTGGTGAAGAGAAGCAATTTGCAGAAAGGTTTTACGATGAGAATAGTCTTTACAGATTCAAATTTATTGTCGGATTGAACACTGGCGGAAGCCGTCGATGGAAATATAAAAAGTGGAGAATTGATGGCTTCAAAGAAGTGATTAACGAATTAAGTAATTATCCTGAAATAGGAATTTTACTCTTCGGTGGTGAAATTGAAACTGAACTTGTATCTGAATTAAAATCATTTTCTGATCGCGTTATTGACACGGGTACAAAAAATTCTCTAAGAGAATTTTTTGCTTTAATGGATTTGGTTGATATTCTTGTAACAGGTGATACTTTGGCTTTGCATGTCGCAACAGCATTGAAGAAAAATGTAATTTGTTTATTCGGTCCAACTTCAAGTGCTGAGATAGAAGACTACGGCAGAATAATAAAAATTACACCTGATATGGATTGTTTAGTATGCTATAAACAGGATTGTGATTTTGTTCCGAACTGTATGGATAAGATTACATCTGATATGATTTTAGAAAAAATAAATTCACTCATCAAGTTTTAG
- a CDS encoding DDE-type integrase/transposase/recombinase, with protein sequence MWVEPEIRDSVVKQITYLSFRSGIPVKKLLPIIGLCRVKFYKWVKRSGTANNHNGKIPKTHWLTPDEVKLIEDFAREHYSESDYFLKDGYRRVAYKMLDLNIVAVSPSSVYRILKKAGLLNKWNTEKSNLKATGFKQPDFPHKHWHVDIKYLNFNGTFLFLISVLDGYSRYALHHEVRHTMNEYDVQLTVQNAKEKFPLARPRIISDNGAQFISKEFKQFIKDAEFTHVKTSVNYPQANGKIERYHRTISEECLRIKSPVSFDDFKIYIEDYVNFYNTKRLHASLNYLTPEDYLLGRKEIRITQRELKLEKAELNRASYWKTLEQAA encoded by the coding sequence ATGTGGGTTGAACCAGAAATAAGAGATTCGGTAGTAAAACAGATTACATATCTTTCATTTAGAAGTGGAATACCGGTAAAAAAACTACTGCCAATTATCGGATTATGCAGAGTTAAGTTTTACAAATGGGTAAAAAGATCCGGCACAGCCAATAATCATAACGGAAAGATACCAAAGACTCATTGGTTAACGCCTGATGAAGTAAAGCTAATAGAAGACTTTGCAAGAGAACATTATTCTGAGAGTGATTATTTTCTTAAAGACGGTTACCGCAGAGTTGCTTATAAAATGCTGGACTTAAATATCGTTGCAGTCAGTCCATCCTCTGTTTATCGTATTCTAAAGAAGGCTGGTCTATTAAACAAGTGGAATACTGAGAAAAGCAATCTTAAAGCAACGGGATTTAAGCAACCTGATTTTCCGCATAAACACTGGCACGTGGATATTAAATATTTGAACTTTAACGGAACATTCTTATTCCTTATTTCTGTGCTTGATGGTTACTCACGATATGCACTTCATCACGAGGTAAGGCATACTATGAATGAATATGATGTACAACTTACGGTTCAAAATGCAAAGGAAAAGTTTCCATTAGCCAGACCAAGAATTATATCAGATAATGGAGCTCAGTTTATCTCAAAAGAATTTAAGCAGTTTATTAAAGATGCTGAATTTACTCACGTAAAAACATCGGTTAATTATCCACAGGCTAACGGTAAAATTGAACGCTATCATAGAACAATTAGCGAAGAATGTTTAAGAATAAAATCACCTGTTAGCTTTGATGACTTTAAGATTTATATCGAAGATTACGTAAACTTCTACAACACTAAAAGACTTCACGCTTCACTTAATTATCTAACACCAGAAGATTATCTGTTAGGCAGAAAAGAAATTAGAATTACTCAAAGAGAATTAAAATTAGAAAAAGCTGAACTAAACAGAGCCAGTTATTGGAAAACTTTGGAACAAGCAGCTTAA
- a CDS encoding sigma 54-interacting transcriptional regulator translates to MNISKIRTIGDLKKSGYKTLSVKEELRKNMIEFLRQGKNPFEGIIGYDDTVIPELQTAILSRHNIILLGLRGQAKTRVARLFVNLLDEYIPVVEGSEINDDPFNPLSKYAKDLIKEAGDDTKISWLHRSERYTEKLATPDVTVADLIGDVDPIKAAALKLPYSDERVIHFGLIPRSHRGIFVINELPDLQARIQVALFNILQENDIQIRGFKIRLPLDIQFIFTANPEDYTNRGSIVTPLKDRIDSQILTHYPKSTYISQKITEQEAQLTKEQKEKIIVPELLKQIIEQIAFEARESEYVDEKSGVSARLTISAFENLVSFAERRRIVNNETQTTARISDLVGVIPAITGKIELVYEGEQEGPAKVAQILIGKAIRSVFEQYFPNPEQIKKKQANNPYSQIINWFGKGNTVDLLISMSDKEYSEKMRGIPGLQKVVDEFQPDADEKLTLLFMEFIIYGLSEFSMLSKFRLENGIQFKDMLSSMFNMKPEDDFDIDEDSEFFK, encoded by the coding sequence ATGAACATTAGTAAAATCAGAACCATCGGAGATTTAAAGAAAAGTGGTTACAAAACTTTATCTGTAAAAGAAGAACTCAGGAAAAACATGATTGAATTCCTTCGTCAAGGAAAAAATCCTTTTGAAGGAATCATTGGATATGATGATACTGTAATTCCTGAACTTCAAACTGCAATTCTTTCAAGACATAATATTATTTTACTTGGTTTGAGAGGACAGGCAAAAACAAGAGTTGCAAGATTATTTGTTAATCTTCTTGATGAATATATTCCTGTAGTTGAAGGTTCGGAAATCAACGATGATCCTTTTAATCCACTTTCAAAGTACGCTAAAGATTTGATTAAAGAAGCTGGCGACGACACAAAAATTTCGTGGCTGCATCGTTCGGAAAGATACACTGAAAAACTTGCAACTCCTGATGTAACAGTTGCTGATTTAATAGGTGATGTTGATCCAATTAAAGCTGCTGCATTAAAACTTCCATACTCAGATGAAAGAGTCATTCACTTTGGACTAATTCCAAGATCTCATCGTGGAATTTTTGTAATTAATGAATTACCTGATTTGCAAGCAAGAATTCAAGTTGCACTTTTTAATATTCTTCAGGAAAATGATATTCAGATAAGAGGATTCAAAATCAGATTGCCGCTTGATATTCAATTTATCTTTACTGCAAATCCCGAAGATTATACAAATCGAGGTTCGATTGTAACTCCGTTGAAAGACAGAATTGATAGTCAGATTCTTACACATTATCCTAAGTCAACATATATATCGCAAAAAATTACTGAACAGGAAGCTCAGTTAACCAAAGAACAAAAAGAAAAAATTATTGTTCCTGAATTACTGAAACAAATTATTGAACAAATTGCTTTCGAAGCTCGTGAAAGTGAATATGTTGATGAGAAAAGCGGAGTATCAGCAAGATTAACAATCTCTGCATTTGAAAATTTGGTTAGTTTTGCTGAAAGAAGAAGAATCGTAAATAATGAAACTCAAACAACTGCAAGAATCAGTGATTTGGTTGGAGTAATTCCTGCAATTACCGGTAAGATTGAACTTGTTTACGAAGGTGAGCAGGAAGGTCCGGCAAAAGTTGCTCAGATATTAATTGGTAAGGCAATCCGCTCCGTGTTTGAACAATACTTTCCAAACCCGGAACAAATAAAAAAGAAACAAGCGAACAATCCTTATTCTCAAATAATAAATTGGTTTGGTAAAGGCAATACAGTCGATCTATTAATCTCAATGTCAGATAAAGAATATTCGGAGAAAATGAGAGGAATTCCAGGACTGCAAAAAGTTGTTGATGAATTTCAACCGGATGCAGATGAAAAACTAACTTTACTGTTTATGGAATTTATAATTTATGGTTTATCTGAATTCTCAATGTTGAGTAAATTCAGACTGGAAAATGGCATCCAGTTCAAAGATATGTTAAGTTCGATGTTCAATATGAAACCTGAAGATGATTTTGATATTGATGAAGATTCTGAATTCTTCAAATAA
- a CDS encoding 5-(carboxyamino)imidazole ribonucleotide synthase — protein sequence MSVIRKDRKTVIGILGGGQLARMSAMQAIRLGFDVAILDKEKNSPAGVLTKKEFVGWVDQKKVFDEFIEASDIITLENEFIDYTYLEYIKNKGKKVIPDSKTISLIQDKLIQKTTFDKAGIPVAKFIEVNDRTNYESIKTKLGNKFVLKSRKMGYDGYGNATVKNKNEFMEALQRLSKRHTELYAEKFVPFVKELAIMVVRTKKEIKTYPVVETIQRNHICHTVIAPAVIKQKTVLNAREVAIEAVKAIKGYGIFGIEFFLLDDDSVLVNEIAPRPHNTGHYTIEACTISQFENHIRAALDLPLGNTELVKPFAVMINLLGKRNGVGVVQNYSEAFNNKNVHLHIYGKAESRIGRKMGHITLLGNELNTILSQAKKIEKKIIV from the coding sequence ATGTCTGTCATAAGAAAAGATAGAAAAACAGTAATTGGAATTTTAGGTGGTGGGCAGCTTGCACGAATGTCTGCAATGCAGGCAATCAGATTAGGATTCGATGTTGCAATTCTCGATAAAGAAAAAAATTCTCCTGCTGGTGTTTTGACAAAAAAAGAATTTGTTGGCTGGGTTGATCAGAAAAAAGTTTTTGATGAATTCATAGAAGCGAGTGATATAATAACTCTTGAAAATGAATTTATTGATTATACCTACCTCGAATATATCAAAAACAAAGGCAAGAAGGTTATTCCTGATTCAAAAACCATCTCACTCATTCAGGATAAACTTATACAGAAAACAACTTTTGATAAAGCAGGAATTCCGGTTGCAAAATTTATTGAAGTAAATGATAGAACTAATTACGAATCAATCAAAACCAAGCTTGGAAACAAATTTGTTTTGAAATCCAGAAAGATGGGTTATGATGGTTATGGAAATGCAACAGTAAAAAATAAGAATGAATTTATGGAAGCTTTGCAAAGATTATCTAAAAGGCACACAGAACTTTATGCAGAAAAGTTTGTCCCTTTTGTTAAGGAGCTTGCAATAATGGTTGTACGAACAAAAAAAGAAATTAAAACTTATCCTGTGGTGGAGACAATTCAGAGAAATCATATTTGCCATACAGTTATTGCACCAGCGGTTATTAAACAAAAAACAGTTCTAAATGCCAGAGAAGTTGCTATTGAAGCTGTAAAAGCAATCAAAGGTTATGGGATATTTGGTATAGAATTTTTTCTGCTTGATGATGATTCGGTGTTAGTGAATGAAATTGCACCAAGACCACATAATACCGGACATTACACAATTGAAGCTTGCACAATTTCACAATTTGAAAATCATATCAGAGCAGCACTTGATTTACCTTTAGGTAATACTGAACTTGTTAAGCCGTTTGCAGTAATGATAAATCTTTTAGGAAAAAGAAATGGTGTTGGAGTCGTTCAGAATTATTCAGAAGCTTTTAATAATAAAAATGTTCATCTGCATATTTATGGCAAAGCCGAATCGAGAATAGGAAGAAAAATGGGACATATTACTTTGCTCGGTAATGAATTGAATACAATTCTTTCACAAGCAAAAAAAATTGAAAAAAAAATAATTGTATGA